One Polaribacter sp. SA4-12 genomic window carries:
- a CDS encoding DUF2490 domain-containing protein produces MFKIKKQLFLKLILLNTVLFSSLNYAQSGDKDWASWNTIGVEYKLNNKWSFGLEEQFRLKENFSEVDNFFTQLSADYKLFKGFKIGVGARYIRDNDNTGNIQGYENHFRFQIDAMYKHQINNLKIGYRLRYQNKNELGVSSDDGDVAKQNFRFKTSLLYNFKNWKFDPKFSAEIFNRIQDGSDSGFSKYRLTLGTDYKIKGFGKLGVFYRLEKELNVDFPDVTNILGLKYTYSFK; encoded by the coding sequence ATGTTTAAAATAAAAAAACAACTATTTTTAAAATTGATACTATTAAATACTGTGTTATTTTCTAGTTTAAATTATGCCCAATCAGGAGATAAAGACTGGGCTTCTTGGAACACAATAGGAGTGGAGTATAAATTGAATAATAAATGGAGTTTTGGTTTAGAAGAACAATTTAGATTGAAAGAAAATTTTTCTGAAGTTGATAATTTCTTCACCCAATTAAGTGCAGATTATAAGTTATTTAAGGGCTTTAAAATCGGTGTTGGAGCACGTTATATTAGAGATAATGACAACACAGGTAACATTCAAGGTTATGAAAACCATTTTAGGTTTCAGATAGATGCAATGTATAAACATCAAATTAATAATTTAAAAATTGGGTATCGATTACGTTATCAAAATAAAAATGAATTAGGAGTTTCTTCTGATGATGGGGATGTTGCAAAGCAGAATTTCCGTTTTAAAACATCGTTATTATACAATTTTAAAAATTGGAAATTTGATCCTAAGTTTTCAGCAGAAATATTTAATCGTATTCAAGATGGAAGTGACAGTGGTTTTAGTAAATACAGATTAACACTAGGTACAGACTATAAAATTAAAGGTTTTGGTAAACTAGGAGTATTCTATCGATTAGAAAAAGAATTGAATGTAGATTTCCCTGATGTGACCAATATTTTAGGGTTAAAATATACGTATTCCTTTAAATAG
- the murB gene encoding UDP-N-acetylmuramate dehydrogenase: protein MTKMSIQKNISLKNYNTFGISVNAKSFISVDSVYELQQLLKVEKDIFLISGGSNMLLTKDIEKLVVHIDIKGISIDREDDNAAYLTVNAGENWHEFVLWCVSENYGGIENLSLIPGNVGTCPIQNIGAYGVEVKDTITKVEALDIETGKLVQFSNEECNFGYRNSIFKNEVKGKYIITSVSFKLTKTNHNLNSSYGAIETELTSKGISNPSLKDISEAVIAIRKSKLPDPKEIGNSGSFFKNPVIATTQFLELQKEYPTIPSYPVISSAVEKSETQVKVPAGWLIEQAGFKGKRYGDFGVHEKQALVLVNYGNATGSEIYQLAEKIKETIFNKFGISLEIEVNIIK, encoded by the coding sequence ATAACAAAAATGAGCATTCAGAAAAACATATCACTTAAAAATTATAACACGTTTGGTATTTCTGTAAATGCTAAAAGTTTTATTTCTGTTGATTCAGTTTATGAATTACAACAACTTTTAAAAGTTGAAAAAGATATTTTTTTAATTTCTGGAGGAAGCAATATGTTACTTACAAAAGATATTGAAAAACTAGTTGTTCATATTGATATTAAAGGGATTTCTATTGATCGTGAAGATGACAACGCTGCTTATCTAACTGTAAATGCAGGTGAAAATTGGCACGAATTTGTTTTATGGTGTGTTTCTGAAAATTATGGTGGAATTGAAAATTTATCTTTAATCCCTGGTAATGTTGGTACTTGCCCTATTCAAAATATTGGTGCTTATGGAGTTGAAGTAAAAGATACTATCACTAAAGTTGAAGCTTTAGATATTGAAACTGGTAAATTAGTTCAGTTTTCTAATGAAGAATGTAATTTTGGTTATAGAAACTCCATTTTTAAAAATGAAGTAAAAGGGAAATATATTATTACTTCTGTTAGTTTTAAATTAACAAAAACCAACCATAATTTAAACTCTTCATATGGTGCAATTGAAACTGAATTAACTTCAAAAGGAATATCAAATCCTAGTTTAAAAGATATTTCTGAAGCTGTTATTGCAATTAGAAAATCAAAGCTTCCTGATCCTAAAGAAATAGGAAATAGCGGTAGTTTTTTTAAAAACCCTGTAATTGCTACAACTCAGTTTTTAGAGCTTCAAAAAGAATATCCAACTATACCTAGTTATCCTGTCATTTCGAGCGCAGTTGAGAAATCTGAGACTCAAGTTAAAGTTCCTGCTGGTTGGTTAATTGAACAAGCTGGATTTAAAGGAAAACGATATGGTGACTTTGGTGTACACGAAAAACAAGCACTCGTTTTAGTTAACTATGGAAATGCTACTGGGTCTGAAATTTATCAGCTTGCTGAAAAAATTAAAGAAACAATCTTTAATAAATTCGGAATTTCTTTAGAAATTGAAGTAAACATCATTAAATAA
- a CDS encoding aspartyl protease family protein codes for MPLEINGKKLSFILDTGVNKTILFNLSENDSIGLLNTTKVALRGLGTGEAVNAIISKKNTFKIKNLISRNETIYVILNDSFNLSSKMGITIHGIIGYNLLKDFVVRVNYKTKKLDFYNPKTYRYKKCKKCETIPFIYYRKKPFINAKISLDTIGNKLIDVKLLVDLGGSDAMWLFENSKEEIKTPKRFFNDFLGEGLSGPIYGDRSRVSMFKLGRFNIQNATASFLDFASTHNARKFKERNGSIGGGILRKFKVWIDYPNKKFTFKKNGSFTSGFNYNMSGLDVVYDGKQIVKEESVTNSSDSFNQNINQRNSISFVTSYSFKFKPAFKIKNVIKNSPAYNAGLLKDDVILRINGKETYDFTLGDIYHKFQERDKKKIKMMISRKGVKMKFEFKLHKSV; via the coding sequence ATGCCATTAGAAATTAATGGCAAAAAACTATCCTTTATATTAGATACAGGTGTTAACAAAACAATTCTATTTAATTTATCAGAAAATGATAGTATTGGTTTATTAAATACTACAAAAGTAGCTTTAAGAGGCTTAGGTACAGGTGAAGCTGTAAATGCCATAATTTCAAAAAAGAACACTTTTAAAATAAAAAATTTAATTAGTAGAAACGAAACAATTTATGTTATTTTAAATGATTCTTTTAACCTGTCAAGTAAGATGGGGATTACCATTCATGGCATAATTGGGTACAATTTATTAAAGGACTTTGTTGTAAGAGTTAATTATAAAACAAAGAAATTAGATTTCTATAACCCTAAAACATATCGATATAAAAAATGCAAAAAATGTGAAACAATCCCTTTTATATATTATAGAAAAAAACCTTTTATTAATGCTAAAATTAGTCTAGATACAATTGGAAACAAGTTAATCGATGTTAAGCTATTAGTAGATCTTGGAGGTAGTGATGCTATGTGGCTTTTTGAAAATTCTAAAGAAGAAATAAAAACACCTAAACGTTTTTTTAATGATTTTTTAGGTGAAGGATTAAGTGGCCCAATTTATGGGGATAGAAGTAGGGTTTCGATGTTTAAACTGGGGAGATTCAATATTCAGAATGCAACAGCATCTTTTTTAGATTTTGCATCAACACACAATGCCAGAAAATTTAAGGAAAGAAATGGTAGTATCGGTGGCGGAATTTTAAGGAAATTTAAAGTTTGGATTGATTACCCAAATAAAAAATTCACGTTTAAAAAGAATGGATCTTTTACAAGTGGGTTTAATTATAATATGAGTGGTTTAGATGTTGTTTATGATGGTAAACAAATCGTAAAAGAAGAAAGTGTAACAAATTCATCAGATTCTTTTAATCAGAATATAAATCAACGGAATTCTATTTCTTTTGTTACTTCCTATTCATTTAAATTTAAACCTGCATTTAAAATTAAAAATGTAATAAAAAACTCACCAGCTTATAATGCAGGTTTATTAAAAGATGATGTTATTCTTAGAATAAATGGCAAAGAAACTTACGATTTTACATTAGGAGACATTTATCATAAATTTCAAGAAAGGGACAAAAAGAAAATTAAAATGATGATTAGCCGAAAAGGAGTTAAAATGAAATTCGAATTTAAACTCCATAAAAGTGTGTAG
- a CDS encoding polyphosphate polymerase domain-containing protein, with the protein MPENIENIINKYSPISLEEMNSVALMKRTDTKFVINKSQLFLILKNISSYYRVLEIKKDRIMSYSSLYFDTTKNKFYNDHHNGKNIRTKIRQRKYIESDLCFLEIKQKNGKGETNKSRIRVDDFELDLTKNSKDFISSTTNKEYNLAPSLWNGFNRITLVNLKDKERVTLDLNLSYKMNEVEKNFDELVIVEVKQERFNRRSEIVKKLKSIQQNPYSISKYCIGMISLYNDLKYNRFKKKLIKINNIIA; encoded by the coding sequence ATGCCAGAAAATATTGAAAATATAATTAATAAATACTCCCCAATTTCTTTAGAAGAAATGAATAGTGTTGCGTTAATGAAAAGGACAGACACAAAATTTGTGATTAATAAATCTCAGCTATTTTTAATATTAAAAAACATTAGTTCTTATTATAGAGTGCTAGAAATTAAGAAGGATCGAATTATGAGTTATTCATCATTGTACTTTGATACTACAAAGAATAAGTTTTACAATGATCATCATAATGGAAAGAATATTCGAACAAAAATAAGACAACGAAAATATATAGAATCAGACCTTTGTTTTCTAGAAATAAAACAAAAAAATGGTAAAGGAGAAACCAACAAGTCTAGAATTCGTGTTGATGATTTTGAATTAGATTTAACTAAAAACTCTAAAGATTTTATTTCTTCAACCACCAATAAAGAATACAATCTAGCACCTAGTTTATGGAACGGATTTAATAGAATTACGCTCGTAAATTTAAAAGATAAAGAACGAGTAACTTTAGATTTAAACCTTTCTTATAAGATGAATGAAGTAGAAAAAAACTTTGACGAACTAGTAATTGTAGAAGTAAAACAAGAGCGATTTAACAGAAGGTCGGAAATCGTGAAAAAATTGAAATCAATACAACAAAATCCTTATAGTATTAGTAAATATTGTATTGGTATGATTAGTCTTTACAATGATTTAAAATATAATAGATTCAAGAAAAAATTAATAAAGATTAATAATATAATAGCTTAA
- a CDS encoding SCO family protein has translation MKLKSIFILILICGSCKKEVEIDKSTTLPFYNSEEFTPEWISPSDVKYKDIHTIAPFEFTNQNGEKITNKNFEGKIYIADFFFTTCPSICPILAKNMGAIQELYKEDIDIMLLSHSVMPWVDSVDKIKEYATEKKAIHNKWHLVTGDRDKIYNIARASYFADEDFKKTKDESEFIHTENFVLVDVKGRIRGVYNGTLSLDIRRLKRHIEILKKEKS, from the coding sequence ATGAAATTAAAATCGATATTCATTTTAATACTTATCTGTGGTTCTTGTAAAAAGGAAGTAGAAATAGACAAGTCTACAACATTACCTTTTTATAATTCAGAAGAATTTACACCAGAATGGATTTCTCCTTCAGATGTAAAATATAAAGATATTCATACAATTGCTCCGTTTGAATTTACAAATCAGAATGGAGAAAAAATCACCAATAAAAACTTTGAAGGGAAAATTTATATTGCTGATTTCTTTTTTACAACCTGTCCTAGTATTTGTCCCATTTTAGCAAAAAATATGGGCGCAATTCAAGAATTATACAAAGAAGATATTGATATTATGTTACTATCACATTCCGTAATGCCTTGGGTAGATTCTGTTGATAAAATAAAAGAATATGCTACAGAAAAAAAAGCAATTCATAATAAATGGCATTTAGTTACAGGCGATAGAGATAAAATTTACAACATTGCTAGAGCTTCTTATTTTGCTGATGAAGATTTTAAAAAGACAAAAGATGAAAGTGAATTTATTCATACAGAAAACTTTGTTTTAGTTGATGTAAAAGGGAGAATTAGAGGCGTTTATAATGGAACATTGTCCTTAGATATTCGTCGTTTAAAACGTCATATAGAAATCTTAAAAAAGGAAAAATCATAA
- a CDS encoding mechanosensitive ion channel family protein: MDTTTDSLKNFYNSISSGLGDWGLQLIGALAALIIGLWIIRMIMKGVSKMFEKTNLDATLQPFLLTTIGFILKLLLIISIAGIVGLPMASFAALLAGVGLAIGAAFNGSLGHIASGIMLLIFKPFKVGDLIKTNGAFGFVKEISVFVTVIETFQNETEIIPNSAITSNKITNLTKIGNLRIDMPFAIRYGSDIAKAKQIVLDVLKNDKNILQEGANAPRVAVNNLGQNSVELLALPYANCENYWDVYWDTKQQIVEALGSAGYEAPLPQRIVTMTK; this comes from the coding sequence ATGGACACAACAACAGATTCTTTAAAAAATTTTTACAACTCAATTTCTTCAGGTTTAGGAGACTGGGGACTTCAATTAATAGGTGCCCTTGCAGCTTTAATAATTGGTCTTTGGATTATTAGAATGATTATGAAAGGTGTTTCTAAAATGTTTGAGAAAACAAATTTAGATGCAACTTTACAACCATTTTTATTAACGACTATTGGTTTTATTTTAAAACTATTATTAATTATCTCTATTGCAGGTATTGTTGGTTTACCAATGGCTTCTTTCGCAGCTTTATTAGCAGGTGTTGGTTTAGCAATTGGAGCAGCATTTAATGGTTCTTTAGGACACATTGCTTCTGGTATTATGTTACTTATTTTTAAACCTTTTAAAGTTGGTGACTTAATTAAAACAAATGGAGCTTTTGGTTTTGTAAAAGAAATTTCTGTATTTGTAACGGTAATAGAAACGTTTCAAAATGAGACTGAAATTATTCCGAATTCTGCGATTACTTCAAATAAAATCACCAATTTAACTAAAATAGGAAATTTACGTATCGATATGCCATTTGCTATTAGATATGGTTCTGATATTGCAAAAGCAAAACAGATTGTATTAGACGTTCTTAAAAACGATAAAAATATTTTACAAGAAGGAGCAAATGCACCTAGAGTTGCTGTTAATAATTTAGGGCAAAATAGTGTTGAGTTATTGGCTTTACCTTATGCAAATTGTGAAAACTATTGGGATGTTTACTGGGATACAAAACAACAAATTGTTGAAGCTTTAGGAAGTGCAGGTTATGAAGCACCTTTACCACAGCGTATTGTTACTATGACAAAATAA
- a CDS encoding DUF4956 domain-containing protein → MMFRFTLNFIFLTVIIRFIYYPDSKRKDYVFTYYLISIIVFFLCFTLKKYEMDIGMALGLFAIFGIIRYRTNPVDIKEMTYLFVVIGVSIINSLANKKMSYAEILSANVIIIFVLLFIEKYWSLKQVVSKSIVYENIENIKPENYNLLKEDLENRTGLTINSVNVGSVDFLRDIATVTIFYYKNK, encoded by the coding sequence ATGATGTTTAGATTCACATTAAACTTCATCTTTTTAACAGTAATTATCCGTTTTATTTATTACCCAGATTCAAAAAGAAAAGATTACGTTTTTACGTATTATTTAATTAGCATTATCGTCTTTTTTCTATGTTTTACATTAAAAAAATATGAAATGGATATTGGAATGGCATTGGGACTTTTTGCCATTTTCGGGATTATTCGTTACAGAACAAACCCAGTAGACATTAAAGAAATGACGTATTTGTTTGTTGTTATTGGCGTCTCAATAATCAATTCATTAGCAAATAAAAAAATGAGTTATGCAGAAATTCTATCAGCAAATGTCATTATTATTTTTGTGCTTTTATTCATTGAAAAATATTGGTCTTTAAAACAAGTCGTCTCTAAATCTATTGTTTACGAAAATATTGAAAACATTAAACCAGAAAATTATAATTTATTAAAAGAGGATTTAGAAAACAGAACTGGATTAACGATTAATTCTGTGAATGTTGGTAGTGTAGATTTTTTAAGAGACATCGCTACAGTAACCATCTTTTATTATAAAAATAAATAA
- a CDS encoding pyridoxal phosphate-dependent aminotransferase, which translates to MPTISKKGLKMPESPIRKLVPYAEDAKKRGTKVFHLNIGQPDIKTPQVALDAVKNNTIQTLAYARSEGSEEYRNKLVDYYKKHKVNVTSDNIVVTTGGSEALLFTIGSITDPGDEIIIPEPFYANYNGFSTASGVTVVPVISKIEDNFALPKIEEFEKLITAKTKAILICNPGNPTGYLYSKEEIQKLKEIVLKHDLFLIADEVYREFTYDGLQHTSVMALDGLEQNSIIIDSVSKRYSMCGARIGCIVSKNDDFIKTAIKFAQARLSPPTYALIASEAALDTPQKYFDDVKEEYVERRNTLIAELQKIDGVKVANPKGAFYCVAELPIKDSDHFAQWILEEFNDNNETVMVAPASGFYSTPGEGKNQIRMAYVLNKKDLIRSVEILAEALKVYKN; encoded by the coding sequence ATGCCTACTATATCTAAGAAAGGATTAAAAATGCCAGAATCACCCATAAGAAAATTGGTTCCTTATGCTGAAGATGCTAAGAAAAGAGGTACTAAGGTATTTCATTTGAATATTGGGCAACCAGATATTAAAACACCACAAGTTGCTTTAGACGCTGTAAAAAACAATACGATACAAACATTGGCGTATGCACGTTCTGAAGGTTCTGAAGAATATAGAAATAAACTAGTAGATTATTACAAGAAGCATAAAGTAAATGTAACATCAGATAATATTGTTGTTACAACTGGTGGTTCTGAAGCATTACTTTTTACTATTGGAAGTATTACTGATCCAGGTGATGAAATTATTATTCCTGAACCATTTTATGCAAATTATAATGGTTTTTCTACAGCTTCTGGAGTAACAGTTGTTCCTGTAATTTCTAAAATTGAAGATAATTTTGCATTGCCAAAAATTGAAGAATTTGAGAAGCTAATTACTGCAAAAACAAAAGCTATATTAATTTGTAACCCAGGTAATCCTACTGGATATTTATATTCAAAAGAAGAAATTCAAAAGTTAAAAGAAATCGTTTTAAAGCACGATTTATTTTTAATTGCTGATGAAGTTTATAGAGAATTCACTTATGATGGTTTACAACATACTTCAGTTATGGCTTTAGATGGCTTAGAGCAAAACTCTATTATAATCGACTCCGTTTCTAAACGTTACAGTATGTGTGGCGCAAGAATTGGTTGTATCGTTTCTAAAAATGATGATTTTATAAAAACGGCTATTAAATTTGCGCAAGCACGTTTAAGTCCACCAACGTATGCTTTAATTGCAAGTGAAGCTGCATTAGATACTCCTCAAAAATATTTTGATGATGTAAAAGAAGAATATGTTGAAAGAAGAAATACATTAATTGCAGAATTACAGAAAATTGACGGTGTAAAAGTAGCCAACCCAAAAGGTGCTTTTTATTGTGTTGCTGAATTACCAATTAAAGATTCTGATCATTTTGCACAATGGATTTTAGAAGAGTTCAATGATAATAACGAAACTGTTATGGTTGCTCCTGCTAGTGGATTTTACTCTACTCCTGGAGAAGGGAAAAACCAAATTAGAATGGCTTACGTTTTAAATAAAAAAGATTTAATTAGATCTGTAGAAATTTTAGCGGAAGCTTTAAAAGTTTATAAAAACTAG
- a CDS encoding toxin-antitoxin system YwqK family antitoxin — protein sequence MDDIIIPSIEKNKADASFKLKNGILFFDNVPYSGIVKEFYFDEKVKSSSQYYQGKKQGNYLGFYVNGNKWFQRSYTNGIKTGIHSGWFETGKQMFEYHINDKGVYHGSVKDWHYNGQLARYFNFVDGKEAGTQKMWNSKGKIRANFYTVKGERHGLIGLKNCVSVLKTDHK from the coding sequence ATGGATGATATTATAATTCCATCTATTGAGAAAAATAAAGCAGATGCAAGTTTTAAACTTAAAAACGGAATTCTATTTTTTGATAACGTTCCATATTCCGGAATTGTAAAAGAATTTTATTTTGATGAAAAAGTAAAATCGAGTTCGCAATATTATCAAGGAAAAAAACAAGGAAATTATTTAGGGTTTTATGTAAACGGTAATAAATGGTTTCAACGTAGTTATACGAACGGTATAAAAACAGGAATTCATAGCGGTTGGTTTGAAACAGGAAAACAAATGTTTGAATATCATATAAATGATAAAGGAGTTTATCATGGTAGTGTAAAGGATTGGCATTATAATGGGCAATTAGCAAGATACTTTAATTTTGTTGATGGAAAAGAAGCTGGCACTCAGAAAATGTGGAATTCTAAAGGGAAAATAAGAGCAAATTTTTATACAGTAAAAGGAGAAAGACATGGTTTAATAGGTTTAAAAAACTGTGTAAGCGTACTTAAAACGGATCATAAATAG
- a CDS encoding CotH kinase family protein yields MKYFKELLFSTLMIVMIFSCSSDAAAEVEEEEVEEEEVVVVIDDTEFETTDWTDATHSKNADPNFDEIFPDDAVKRLDIVISEDNWNVMLDDMTSTYGTFGSSNSGGPGGGGGLTESDENPVFVPSKIFYEGKEWYKVGVRFKGNSSLQSSWGSGILKLSFKLDFDEFEDDYPQIKNQRFYGFKKLSLKNNYNDKSMLREKVAADVFKNAGLAMSHTAFYTVYVDNGDGPQYFGLYTLVEEVDDTVIDTQFSSDDGNLYKPDGDAASFASGSFDEDEYEKKTNEDEADFTDVSNLLSILHDGSRTTDAATWRTNLEVVFDTDVFLKYLAVNTVIQNWDTYGRMTHNYFLYNDPDTSKLTWIPWDNNEALQTGKQGGSYALNFSGLSSSQWPLIGYLYQDEVYKEKYDTYVEEVINGAFNESTVQALYTKYAALVEEFATTEVNGYTFLNSSSDFQSAVSTLKSHATSRKNAVEAYLN; encoded by the coding sequence ATGAAATATTTTAAAGAACTATTATTTTCAACATTAATGATTGTAATGATATTTTCATGTTCTAGTGATGCTGCAGCAGAAGTTGAAGAAGAAGAAGTTGAAGAAGAAGAAGTGGTCGTTGTTATAGATGACACAGAATTTGAAACTACTGATTGGACAGATGCTACTCATAGTAAAAATGCAGATCCAAATTTTGATGAAATTTTTCCAGATGATGCTGTAAAAAGGTTAGACATTGTTATTTCTGAAGATAACTGGAATGTAATGTTAGATGATATGACAAGCACATATGGAACTTTTGGTTCAAGTAACTCCGGAGGACCTGGAGGAGGTGGTGGTTTAACTGAATCTGATGAAAACCCCGTTTTTGTACCTAGTAAAATATTTTATGAAGGTAAAGAATGGTATAAAGTAGGTGTTCGTTTTAAAGGGAATTCTAGTTTACAATCTAGTTGGGGTTCTGGAATATTAAAATTATCATTTAAATTAGATTTTGATGAATTTGAAGATGATTATCCTCAAATTAAAAATCAACGTTTTTATGGATTTAAGAAATTAAGTCTTAAAAACAACTATAATGATAAATCTATGTTACGCGAAAAAGTAGCTGCAGATGTTTTTAAAAATGCAGGTTTAGCAATGTCTCATACAGCATTTTATACGGTTTATGTAGATAATGGAGATGGACCACAATATTTTGGGTTGTATACTTTGGTTGAAGAAGTTGATGATACTGTTATTGATACTCAATTTTCAAGTGACGATGGTAATTTATACAAACCAGATGGTGATGCTGCGTCTTTTGCAAGTGGATCTTTTGATGAGGATGAATATGAAAAGAAAACAAATGAAGATGAAGCAGATTTTACAGATGTTTCAAATTTATTATCAATCTTGCATGATGGTTCTAGAACTACAGATGCTGCAACTTGGAGAACAAATTTAGAAGTTGTTTTTGATACAGATGTATTTTTAAAATACTTAGCAGTAAATACTGTAATTCAAAATTGGGATACTTATGGTAGAATGACACATAATTATTTTCTATATAATGATCCAGATACAAGTAAATTAACTTGGATTCCTTGGGACAATAATGAAGCTTTACAGACTGGTAAACAAGGAGGATCCTATGCTTTAAATTTCTCAGGTTTAAGCTCTAGTCAATGGCCATTAATTGGTTATTTATATCAAGATGAAGTTTATAAAGAAAAGTACGATACGTATGTAGAAGAAGTTATAAATGGTGCATTTAATGAAAGTACTGTGCAAGCTTTATATACTAAATATGCCGCTCTGGTAGAAGAATTTGCAACAACAGAAGTTAATGGATATACTTTTTTAAATAGTAGTTCAGATTTTCAATCGGCAGTGAGTACATTAAAATCACATGCAACATCAAGAAAAAATGCAGTAGAAGCTTATTTAAATTAA
- a CDS encoding YHYH protein produces the protein MRKYQFTKISVLFFVIGILLSSCSSSATISDQEIEDIIDITNPTETTYDITTILTMFDDIDAVSYSVNGNNVTFTTTDIPNHTSPYFETTNDLFEAYNGTNTNWNKNPNEIVEQNITISIPLNPSAATINEATSLGPIGITRNGIVFYNQYAGPNEQELTSEINSFDQYLGHPTGTNQYHYHIEPTYLTETFGSDSFLGLLADGFPVYGPTENGSTVTNADLEDFHGHTTVTADFPNGIYHYHITTEAPYINGNGFYGTPGNITN, from the coding sequence ATGAGGAAATATCAATTTACCAAAATATCAGTTTTATTTTTTGTTATAGGAATTTTATTAAGTTCTTGTAGTTCATCAGCTACTATTAGTGATCAAGAAATAGAGGATATTATCGATATTACAAATCCAACTGAAACAACGTATGATATTACAACCATTTTAACAATGTTTGATGATATTGATGCAGTTTCTTATTCAGTAAATGGTAACAATGTAACATTTACAACTACTGATATACCAAATCATACAAGTCCTTATTTTGAGACTACAAATGATTTGTTCGAAGCTTACAATGGTACAAATACAAATTGGAATAAGAATCCAAATGAAATCGTTGAGCAAAATATAACGATTTCAATTCCATTAAATCCTTCTGCAGCTACAATTAATGAAGCTACATCTTTAGGACCTATTGGTATTACTAGAAATGGTATTGTGTTTTATAATCAATATGCAGGTCCGAATGAACAAGAATTAACAAGTGAAATCAATTCTTTTGATCAATATTTAGGACATCCAACAGGAACAAACCAATATCATTATCATATAGAACCAACATATTTAACAGAAACGTTTGGTTCTGATTCTTTTTTAGGGTTATTAGCAGATGGATTTCCTGTGTATGGACCAACTGAAAATGGAAGTACAGTTACCAATGCAGATTTAGAAGATTTTCATGGTCATACAACTGTTACAGCAGATTTCCCTAACGGAATTTATCATTATCACATAACTACAGAAGCGCCATATATTAATGGTAATGGTTTTTATGGTACACCTGGTAATATAACAAACTAG
- a CDS encoding RNA polymerase sigma factor, with product MSEALFIEHLRAGKQSAFSQLLDDYQQKVFGTCISFVPNKEDAEDIAQEVFLEIFKSIHKFKGDSKLSTWIYKIATNKCLEFIRKKNTKKRFAFMQTIMGNEIPLDKTSYFTEVNHPGILMENKEKSAIIFKAINTLPESQRVIFTLAKIDDKSYQEIVEITGKSLSSVESLMFRAKKGLQEKLEDFYKSEN from the coding sequence TTGAGCGAAGCACTTTTTATAGAACATTTACGAGCAGGAAAACAGTCTGCATTTAGTCAGCTTTTAGATGATTATCAGCAAAAAGTTTTTGGTACCTGTATTTCTTTTGTACCCAATAAAGAAGATGCAGAAGATATTGCACAAGAAGTTTTTTTAGAAATTTTTAAGTCGATACATAAATTTAAAGGAGATTCTAAACTATCGACTTGGATTTATAAAATAGCAACGAATAAATGTCTTGAGTTTATTAGAAAAAAGAATACAAAAAAACGATTTGCATTTATGCAAACAATTATGGGAAATGAAATACCTTTAGACAAAACAAGTTATTTTACAGAAGTAAATCACCCAGGTATTTTAATGGAGAATAAAGAAAAATCAGCAATTATTTTTAAGGCGATAAATACCTTGCCAGAAAGCCAAAGAGTAATTTTTACGTTGGCTAAAATTGATGATAAAAGCTATCAAGAAATTGTAGAAATTACAGGAAAAAGTTTATCATCTGTAGAATCTTTAATGTTTAGAGCAAAGAAAGGGTTACAAGAAAAATTAGAAGATTTTTATAAAAGTGAAAATTAA